In a single window of the Oryctolagus cuniculus chromosome 9, mOryCun1.1, whole genome shotgun sequence genome:
- the SLCO1A2 gene encoding solute carrier organic anion transporter family member 1A2 isoform X2: MVGPTHDPSECVKEVRSFMWVYVLVGNIIRGVGETPIMPLGISYIEDFAKSENSPLYIGIIETGAVIGPLIGLLLASFCANVYVDTGSVNTDDLTITPTDTRWVGAWWFGFLICAGVNVLTAIPFFFLPKTLPKEGLEDNPDIIKSSKEEKQTEDVKKQQRGITKDFLPFMKSLSCNPVYMLFIVLSVMEFNAFVNMFSFMPKYMEQQYGKSTSEAIFLIGIYNLPPICFGYIAGGLLMKKFKITVKQAAHIGFWLTLSEYLLYFLCFLMTCDNSSVAGLTTSYEGIPKDLYVGNNIFADCNKDCNCPATIWDPVCGDNGLSYMSACLAGCESSIGTGINMVFENCSCIQPPGNFSAVLGLCKKGHECSMMLQYFLIVSAISSFIYSLAAIPGYMVLLRCISSEEKSLGVGLHAFCTRIFAGIPAPIYFGALIDSTCLQWGTLKCGEPGACRFYDSIYFRYIYLGLPAALRGLSIFPAIWILVLLRNRRLPGETAPPGTELETKDTEKQNELKDVHQNSKISNDDELKTKL; encoded by the exons AGTGTGTGAAGGAAGTACGCTCTTTCATGTGGGTATATGTGCTAGTAGGAAATATTATACGTGGAGTGGGTGAAACTCCCATTATGCCATTGGGTATTTCCTATATAGAAGATTTTGCCAAATCTGAAAACTCTCCTTTATACATTG gAATTATAGAAACAGGAGCTGTTATAGGTCCTTTGATTGGACTTTTGTTAGCGTCATTCTGTGCAAACGTTTATGTGGACACTGGCTCTGTCAACACAG ATGATCTGACCATAACTCCCACTGATACTCGCTGGGTTGGTGCTTGGTGGTTTGGCTTTTTGATTTGTGCAGGAGTGAATGTGCTCACTGccatcccttttttctttttgcccaaAACACTTCCAAAGGAAGGACTAGAGGATAATCCTGACATCATTAAAAGTAGCAAAGAAGAGAAGCAAACAGAAGATGTCAAGAAGCAACAGCGTGGAATCACTAAAG ATTTTTTACCCTTCATGAAAAGTCTCTCCTGCAATCCAGTTTACATGCTTTTCATAGTTTTAAGTGTGATGGAGTTCAATGCATTTGTTAATATGTTCTCCTTCATGCCGAAATACATGGAGCAACAATATGGAAAATCAACTTCAGAAGCCATCTTTTTAATTG GTATTTATAACTTACCTCCAATATGTTTTGGATATATAGCTGGTGGTTTACTTATGAAGAAATTCAAGATTACTGTCAAACAagctgcccatataggattctggttAACTTTATCTGAGtatttattatactttttatGTTTTCTCATGACCTGTGATAATTCTTCAGTTGCTGGCTTAACTACCTCTTATGAAGG aATTCCAAAAGATTTATATGTGGGAAATAACATCTTTGCTGACTGTAATAAGGATTGCAACTGCCCAGCTACAATTTGGGACCCTGTGTGTGGAGACAATGGCTTGTCATACATGTCAGCCTGCCTTGCTGGCTGTGAGTCATCCATCGGAACAGGAATCAACATG GTATTTGAAAATTGTAGCTGCATTCAACCACCAGGAAATTTCTCTGCAGTCCTTGGTCTGTGTAAGAAAGGACATGAGTGCTCCATGATGCTCCAGTACTTTTTAATCGTGTCAGCCATTAGCAGTTTCATTTATTCCTTAGCTGCCATACCTGGGTATATGGTCCTCCTGAG GTGTATCAGTTCTGAAGAGAAGTCTCTTGGTGTGGGGCTCCATGCATTTTGCACAAGAATATTTg CTGGCATTCCTGCACCAATATATTTTGGAGCTTTGATTGACTCCACGTGCTTACAGTGGGGAACCCTGAAATGTGGTGAGCCGGGGGCATGCCgattttatgattccatttacttCAG ataCATTTACCTCGGATTGCCAGCAGCTCTGCGGGGATTGAGCATTTTTCCAGCCATATGGATCCTGGTTCTTTTGCGGAACCGTCGGCTGCCCGGTGAAACTGCTCCTCCAGGAACTGAACTTGAGACTAAGGATACAGAGAAGCAAAATGAGTTGAAAGACGTCCACCAAAATTCCAAGATTTCAAATGATGATGAATTAAAAACTAAACTGTAA